In the genome of Pseudomonas sp. B33.4, the window GCCGGAAACCCGCATGTTCCTTGAGCCGCCAGGAGGGTTGATCGAAGTGGTTGCGAGCTGCCGAAATGGCAAGGCTGAGCGAATTACCGTACGCAACGTGCCGTCATTTGCTGACAAACTTGATGTGACTATCGAGGTATCGGGGATTGGGTCTCTACTCGTCGATACGGCCTATGGTGGTGACAGTTTCGTCATTACCGACGCCAGAAGACTGGGCTTTTCATTGACCCCTGACGAAGCCAGGGAGATTGCCGATTACGGCATGAAGATCACTCAGGCAGCCAACGAACAATTGAGGTTTGTCCACCCGGAAAACGATGACTGGAAGCATATTTCCTTCTGCCAGATCGCTAACCCGGTAGAGATGAAAAACGGCATTCTGACCGCAGCCAATGCGGTGGCTATCCGCCCTGGAAAAGTAGACCGTTCCCCATGCGGCACGGGCTGCTCGGCCCGCATGGCAGTCCTGCATGCAAAAGGCCAGATGAAATCGGGTGATCGCTTCATCGGCAAGTCGATCCTGGGCACCGAGTTCGATTGTCGGATCGATTCAGTATTGTCCGTGGGTGGCCGTCCAGGTATCAGTCCGATAATTTCCGGACAAGCCTGGATTACAGGTACACACCAACACACGCTGGATCCGACCGACCCGTTTCCGGCAGGTTATCGTCTTTCCGACACTTGGCCTGTAGAGAAGCAGTGATAGCCACTTATTCAAGTGCTAACGATAATTTTTCTCAGAGATCCAAGCTGTTATGGATCAAACAAGTTGAAGCGGTTGTTGTTGTTGTTGTTGTTGTTGTTGTTGGGGCGTGGCCTGAAAATTCCCGACGATGTCGCCGTGCTCGGCTACGACAACATGATCGGCATTGTCGAGTTGTTCATCCCGCCGCTGACCACGGTGCAACTGCCGTACTACGAAATTGGGCGCCAGGCTGCACGGCATCTGATCGAGACCCTGGAGCTATCGGGAACTCAGCGAGTTGACTATCCATTGGTGGTCAGGACATCACTCTGAGAGTGGATCCGCTCGCTGATGGCACTCCCGATTGCTTTGGATTTGCCGAGTGGAATCAGAAATCCACCGTCGCTGAAAGCAGATAAGTTCTCGGTGTCGACAACGTCAACCCCGGCTCGCTGTCATCCGAAGCGCCTGCCGAACTCCAGTAGCGTTTATCCAGCACGTTCTCGATATTCCCGCGCAAGGTGATGGTCTTGTCGTCAACCTTGAAGGCATAGCGCGTGCCTACGTCGAAGCGCTCCCAGGAGTCGATTTCCTTGTCGTTCGACTGATCCAGATACTGCGAACTGGAATAAATACCGCGCCCGGTCAGCGTAAGCCCCTGCACCGTCGGCACATCCCACTCGGCGCCGAGATTGACGTTGTATTTCGGTGTCGCCGGCGCACGGTTGCCGTCGAAGGTGCCATTGGTGGTCTTGGCCAATTCACTGTCGATGTACATCACTCCGCCAAGCAAACGGAAGCCTTTGAGCGGTTCA includes:
- a CDS encoding trans-3-hydroxy-L-proline dehydratase, producing the protein MRSSKVIHVVSCHAAGEVGDVIVGGVATPPGETIWEQRKFIETDQALRNFVLNEPRGGVFRHVNLLVPPKHPQADVGWIIMEPCDTPPMSGSNSMCVATVLLETGIIPMVEPETRMFLEPPGGLIEVVASCRNGKAERITVRNVPSFADKLDVTIEVSGIGSLLVDTAYGGDSFVITDARRLGFSLTPDEAREIADYGMKITQAANEQLRFVHPENDDWKHISFCQIANPVEMKNGILTAANAVAIRPGKVDRSPCGTGCSARMAVLHAKGQMKSGDRFIGKSILGTEFDCRIDSVLSVGGRPGISPIISGQAWITGTHQHTLDPTDPFPAGYRLSDTWPVEKQ